One genomic window of Numida meleagris isolate 19003 breed g44 Domestic line chromosome 1, NumMel1.0, whole genome shotgun sequence includes the following:
- the TGDS gene encoding dTDP-D-glucose 4,6-dehydratase: MSGPLMPAEAPRFEKRLLVTGGAGFIASHVVVSLVKNYPNYLIINLDKLDYCASLKNLEIVSEKENYKFIQGDICEPHFIKQLFETEKIDIVLHFAAQTHVDLSFWRALEFTYVNVYGTNVLVAAAHEANVEKFVYVSTDEVYGGSTDQEFDESSPKCPTNPYASSKAAAECFVQSYWERYQFPVVITRSSNVYGPHQYPEKVIPKFISLLQQNRKCCIHGSGLQRRNFLYATDVVEAFLTVLKEGKPGEIYNIGTNFEMSIVQLAKELIHLIKKTSSESEMEHWMDYVKDRPTNDLRYPMNSEKMHNLGWRPKVPWKEGIKKTIEWYKENFHNWKNAERALEPFPVTEPFAQLNVP; this comes from the exons ATGTCGGGTCCGCTAATGCCTGCGGAAGCGCCGCGCTTTGAGAAGCGGCTGCTGGTGACGGGCGGCGCCGGCTTCAT TGCTTCACATGTAGTTGTGTCTCTTGTCAAAAACTACCCCAACTATCTGATTATAAATCTAGATAAG CTCGACTACTGTGCAAGCTTGAAGAATCTTGAAATtgtttctgagaaggaaaactaCAAGTTTATCCAG gGGGACATCTGTGAACCTCATtttataaaacagctttttgaaaCCGAGAAAATTGATATAGTTCTTCATTTTGCGGCCCAAACACATGTAG aTCTTTCATTTTGGCGTGCCCTGGAATTCACTTATGTGAATGTTTATGGCACTAATGTACTGGTTGCTGCTGCCCATGAAGCCAATGTGGAGAAGTTTGTCTACGTCAGTACAGATGAAGTATATGGAGGCAGCACTGATCAG gaaTTTGATGAATCCTCACCAAAATGTCCAACAAATCCCTATGCCTCCTCTAAAGCCGCTGCAGAATGTTTTGTTCAGTCTTATTGGGAAAGGTACCAA TTTCCAGTTGTTATCACCCGGAGTAGTAATGTGTATGGACCACACCAGTATCCAGAAAAA GTTATTCCAAAGTTCATCTCTTTGTtgcaacagaacagaaagtg ctgtattCATGGCTCTGGacttcagagaaggaattttctGTATGCAACTGATGTAGTAGAAGCATTCCTTACTGTCCTGAAGGAGGGGAAGCCAGGTGAAATTTATAACATTGGAACTAATTTCGAGATGTCCATCGTCCAGCTTGCTAAGGAGTTAATCCACTTA ATAAAGAAGACCAGTTCAGAATCTGAAATGGAGCACTGGATGGACTATGTCAAAGACAG ACCTACCAATGACCTGAGATACCCaatgaattcagaaaaaatgcacaatttAGGATGGAGACCTAAAGTGCCTTGGAAAGagggaataaagaaaacaa TTGAATGGTACAAGGAAAACTTTCACAACTGGAAGAATGCAGAGAGAGCTTTGGAGCCCTTTCCTGTGACAGAGCCATTTGCACAACTTAATGTTCCATAA